A stretch of Rhizobium glycinendophyticum DNA encodes these proteins:
- a CDS encoding YcgN family cysteine cluster protein, with protein sequence MQDDPFWKTKTLAEMSNEEWESLCDGCGLCCLNKLEDWETGEIAFTSVACKLLDGDTCRCKDYENRQETVPDCIQLTLKGLREIQWLPPTCGYRLIDEGRDLYWWHPLVSGDPRTVHEAGVSAKGRTISEEGLDVEDLEDYVVDWPMRLGENRG encoded by the coding sequence ATGCAAGACGATCCCTTCTGGAAAACCAAGACGCTCGCCGAGATGAGCAACGAAGAGTGGGAAAGCCTGTGCGACGGCTGTGGCCTCTGTTGTCTCAACAAGCTGGAGGACTGGGAGACCGGCGAGATCGCCTTCACCTCGGTCGCCTGCAAGCTGCTAGACGGCGACACCTGTCGCTGCAAGGACTATGAAAATCGCCAGGAGACGGTGCCGGATTGCATCCAGCTCACCCTGAAGGGCCTGCGCGAAATCCAGTGGCTGCCGCCCACCTGCGGCTACCGCCTGATCGACGAGGGCCGCGACCTATACTGGTGGCATCCGCTCGTCTCGGGCGATCCTCGCACGGTGCATGAAGCCGGCGTGTCGGCAAAAGGCCGCACGATCTCGGAAGAGGGCCTCGATGTCGAGGATCTCGAGGATTACGTGGTCGACTGGCCCATGCGGCTGGGCGAAAACAGGGGCTAG
- the cueR gene encoding Cu(I)-responsive transcriptional regulator, producing the protein MNIGEASEASGVSAKMIRYYEHIGLISPAGRTASNYRVYDADSVNRLRFVRRSRKLGFSLEETERLLKLWDDKERASAEVKAMALAHVEELEKKIAEMQAMRNTLAHLAERCHGDDRPNCPILADLEGRPLRQKTAVKAAGGDCCGD; encoded by the coding sequence ATGAACATTGGTGAAGCCTCGGAAGCCTCGGGCGTTTCGGCCAAGATGATCCGCTATTACGAGCATATCGGGCTGATATCGCCCGCCGGACGGACCGCGTCGAATTACCGGGTTTATGACGCCGACAGCGTCAACCGGCTGCGCTTCGTGCGCCGCTCGCGCAAGCTCGGCTTTTCGCTGGAGGAGACCGAGCGGCTGTTGAAACTCTGGGACGACAAGGAGCGGGCAAGCGCCGAGGTGAAGGCGATGGCACTCGCCCATGTCGAGGAACTGGAAAAGAAGATCGCCGAAATGCAGGCGATGCGGAACACACTTGCCCATCTCGCCGAGCGCTGCCACGGCGATGACAGGCCGAACTGCCCGATCCTCGCGGATCTCGAAGGCCGCCCCTTGCGGCAAAAGACCGCCGTGAAAGCGGCGGGCGGCGACTGCTGCGGGGATTGA
- a CDS encoding heavy metal translocating P-type ATPase: MNMQSRPVGAKKSVDPILLPVEGMTCASCVRRVEKAVAAVPGVEESAVNFATETLSVTPGDGFSAEALLAAIDKAGYEAKAETLVLEVEDMTCASCVSRVEKALKTVPAVEAASVNLATGEAVVKVLGGPSALPALTAAVAKAGYAVRLLAGADDAVAADGARVEDADATGSGDGSMGHAPEIGEKPQGTAARAAVSAGRSSAGASADSRELRREKEIASLQRDFLVALVLTLPLFILEMGGHIYPPLHHVLMQIFPGNTLYLLQFALATAVLVGPGRRFYVKGVPSLLRLSPDMNALVALGTGAAYLYSLVTTFAPGLLPVDARHVYYEAATVIVSLILLGRLLEARAKGRTGAAIRKLAGLQAKTARVERDGTTLDLPLSAVVVGDVVVIRPGERIPVDGRVIDGASAVDEAMMSGEPIPVAKRAGDTVIGGTVNGQGALRFEATGVGADMMLSRIIRLVQEAQGAKLPIQRLVDEVTAWFVPVVIAIAAVTFFLWLLLGPVPAYTHGLVAAVAVLIIACPCAMGLATPTSIMVGTGRAAELGVLFRKGDALQSLSQIDWVVMDKTGTITAGKPEVTGIVTAEGFDEADVLRLTASLEARSEHPLADAIVRAAEARGIVLSTVDQVEAVAGFGVTGMVDGRRVAAGADRFMVKLGVMPHGLSERPLPNEGGGADAAASLQAAVTRLADEGASPLYVAIDGKLAAAIAVADPIKPTSAAAIAALKARGLKLMIVTGDNARTAHAVAKKAGIDAVVAEVLPEGKVSAIKEVQEKGGRVAFVGDGINDAPALATADAGIAIGTGTDVAIESADVVLVGGDLMGALHAIELSGAVMRNIRQNLFWAFGYNVALIPVAAGLLYPLFGVTFSPMLGAAAMGLSSVFVLTNALRLRAARVTGFLTSP; encoded by the coding sequence ATGAACATGCAGTCCCGGCCCGTTGGGGCCAAGAAATCTGTCGACCCGATCCTGCTGCCCGTCGAGGGCATGACCTGCGCATCCTGTGTGCGGCGGGTGGAAAAGGCCGTGGCCGCCGTGCCCGGGGTCGAAGAGAGTGCGGTGAATTTTGCCACCGAGACATTGTCCGTGACGCCGGGCGATGGGTTTTCGGCAGAGGCCCTGCTCGCCGCGATCGACAAGGCCGGCTACGAGGCGAAGGCGGAGACGCTGGTGCTGGAAGTGGAGGACATGACCTGCGCTTCCTGTGTGTCTCGCGTCGAAAAGGCGCTGAAGACGGTGCCGGCTGTCGAGGCAGCCAGCGTCAATCTGGCGACCGGCGAGGCCGTGGTGAAGGTGCTGGGCGGTCCGTCTGCCCTGCCGGCCCTGACCGCAGCCGTCGCCAAGGCGGGCTATGCTGTCAGGCTTCTCGCTGGCGCAGATGACGCCGTTGCAGCCGATGGGGCGAGGGTCGAAGACGCTGATGCGACGGGTAGCGGTGACGGGTCGATGGGCCATGCTCCGGAAATCGGCGAGAAGCCGCAAGGCACCGCTGCGCGCGCGGCGGTCAGCGCCGGCCGGTCTTCTGCCGGCGCCAGTGCCGATAGCCGCGAGCTGCGCCGGGAGAAGGAAATCGCCAGTCTGCAGCGGGATTTCCTGGTGGCACTGGTGCTCACCCTGCCGTTGTTCATCCTGGAAATGGGCGGCCATATCTATCCGCCGCTGCATCACGTGCTGATGCAGATCTTCCCCGGCAACACCTTGTATCTGCTGCAATTTGCGCTTGCGACCGCCGTGCTTGTCGGTCCCGGGCGGCGCTTCTATGTCAAGGGCGTGCCCTCGCTCCTGCGTCTTTCGCCCGACATGAATGCGCTGGTGGCGCTCGGCACGGGCGCGGCCTATCTCTATTCGCTGGTGACGACCTTTGCGCCTGGGCTTTTGCCTGTTGATGCCCGTCACGTCTATTACGAGGCCGCCACCGTCATCGTGTCGCTGATCCTGCTCGGACGGCTCCTGGAAGCCCGCGCCAAGGGCCGCACCGGAGCGGCGATCCGCAAGCTCGCGGGCCTGCAGGCGAAGACGGCGCGGGTGGAGCGGGACGGAACGACGCTCGATCTGCCGCTCTCCGCCGTCGTCGTCGGCGATGTCGTCGTGATCAGGCCCGGCGAGCGCATTCCGGTCGATGGCCGGGTGATCGATGGGGCGAGTGCCGTCGACGAAGCGATGATGTCGGGCGAGCCAATCCCGGTTGCCAAGCGCGCCGGCGATACCGTGATCGGCGGTACGGTGAATGGCCAGGGCGCATTGCGCTTCGAGGCGACCGGCGTCGGCGCCGACATGATGCTGTCGCGCATCATCCGCCTGGTGCAGGAGGCGCAAGGGGCCAAGCTTCCGATCCAGCGGCTGGTGGACGAGGTGACGGCCTGGTTCGTGCCTGTTGTCATCGCCATAGCGGCTGTGACTTTTTTCCTATGGCTGCTGCTGGGGCCTGTGCCTGCCTATACCCATGGGCTGGTCGCGGCGGTTGCGGTGCTTATCATCGCCTGCCCCTGCGCCATGGGGCTCGCCACACCGACCTCGATCATGGTCGGCACGGGACGTGCCGCCGAACTCGGCGTGCTCTTCCGCAAGGGCGACGCGCTGCAGAGCCTGAGCCAGATCGACTGGGTGGTGATGGACAAGACCGGCACGATCACCGCCGGCAAGCCCGAGGTGACAGGGATCGTGACGGCCGAAGGTTTTGACGAGGCCGACGTTCTGCGGCTGACCGCAAGCCTTGAGGCGCGCTCGGAGCATCCGCTGGCGGATGCGATTGTGCGGGCCGCCGAGGCGCGGGGCATCGTGCTGTCGACCGTGGATCAGGTCGAGGCCGTGGCCGGGTTCGGCGTGACCGGGATGGTTGATGGACGGCGGGTTGCGGCTGGTGCCGATCGGTTCATGGTCAAGCTCGGCGTGATGCCGCACGGTCTCTCGGAAAGACCCCTCCCCAACGAGGGGGGAGGGGCTGACGCCGCCGCCAGCCTCCAGGCAGCCGTCACCCGTCTCGCTGACGAGGGGGCGAGCCCGCTTTATGTGGCGATCGACGGGAAACTTGCCGCCGCGATCGCGGTGGCTGATCCGATCAAGCCGACGAGTGCGGCAGCGATTGCGGCGCTGAAGGCTCGTGGCCTGAAGCTGATGATAGTGACGGGCGACAATGCGCGCACGGCCCATGCGGTGGCGAAAAAGGCCGGCATCGATGCGGTGGTCGCCGAAGTGCTGCCCGAGGGAAAGGTAAGCGCGATCAAGGAGGTGCAGGAAAAGGGCGGGCGGGTCGCCTTTGTCGGCGACGGCATCAATGATGCGCCGGCGCTCGCCACCGCAGACGCAGGCATCGCCATCGGCACTGGCACGGATGTGGCGATCGAAAGCGCCGATGTCGTTCTGGTCGGCGGCGACCTGATGGGCGCGCTGCATGCGATCGAGCTCTCGGGGGCGGTGATGCGCAATATCCGCCAGAACCTGTTCTGGGCCTTTGGCTATAACGTGGCCCTCATCCCGGTCGCGGCCGGGCTGCTCTATCCGCTCTTCGGCGTGACCTTTTCGCCGATGCTGGGGGCGGCCGCCATGGGGCTGTCGAGTGTGTTTGTGTTGACCAATGCGCTGAGGCTGAGGGCGGCGAGGGTGACAGGGTTCTTGACCTCCCCTTGA
- a CDS encoding heavy-metal-associated domain-containing protein has translation MTGQTVFKIDDMTCGHCEKTVVKALTEALPGKVVTVDLAARKAMVEGDAALAEAAIREAGYTPVREG, from the coding sequence ATGACCGGACAGACGGTATTCAAGATCGACGACATGACCTGCGGGCACTGCGAAAAGACGGTGGTGAAGGCGCTTACGGAAGCCCTGCCGGGCAAGGTGGTGACCGTGGACCTCGCGGCCCGCAAGGCCATGGTTGAAGGCGATGCGGCCCTTGCCGAAGCGGCGATCCGCGAGGCGGGTTATACGCCGGTGCGGGAAGGATAA
- a CDS encoding GGDEF domain-containing protein, translating to MTMRAEGRANGRLDWLLRMPPEIERAYERDFGEGRVRHLRHAIIVGLIVYNIYNLTSLYLMADIQPFTVAMRLFVLVPGSLTIFWLVPRLPPVFRELILLQGMFVASLLPLYLLYISQSPYASYTLGELPLVLLFGNMLLVLRFRLALIFTFVTCLAALFVIHTKPGLDPNLIFPLTVQAITGLFFTLYGNWHFERQRCLSYVAQYDAQNRADRAERIGDELRDLTRTDALTGIANRRHLEEVLADWPTEHDAMLLLMVDVDHFKAYNDRRGHVAGDEALRRIALTLQAFADRHDGFCARYGGEEFTLVFSADARTGGAFLADRLVRSVRDLGLPHPARPDGVAVVTVSAGYAGAGEAEDVTPLELVSRADEALYQAKSAGRNRSKAG from the coding sequence ATGACAATGCGTGCAGAGGGACGGGCGAACGGACGGCTGGACTGGCTGTTGCGCATGCCACCCGAGATCGAACGGGCTTACGAGCGGGATTTTGGTGAAGGTCGCGTCCGGCATCTGCGCCACGCCATCATTGTCGGCCTGATCGTCTACAACATCTACAATCTGACCAGCCTCTACCTGATGGCCGACATCCAGCCCTTCACGGTGGCAATGCGGCTTTTCGTGCTGGTTCCGGGCTCGCTGACCATCTTCTGGCTCGTGCCGCGCCTGCCGCCGGTCTTTCGTGAGCTGATCCTGCTGCAGGGCATGTTCGTGGCGAGCCTGCTGCCGCTTTATCTGCTCTACATCTCCCAGTCGCCCTATGCGAGTTATACGCTGGGTGAACTGCCGCTGGTGCTGCTCTTCGGCAACATGCTGCTGGTTCTGCGCTTCCGCCTGGCGCTGATCTTCACCTTCGTCACCTGTCTGGCAGCCCTCTTCGTGATCCACACCAAGCCGGGGCTCGACCCGAACCTGATCTTTCCCCTGACGGTACAGGCGATTACCGGCCTCTTCTTCACCCTGTACGGCAACTGGCATTTCGAGCGACAGCGCTGTCTCTCCTATGTCGCGCAATATGACGCACAGAACCGGGCGGACCGGGCGGAACGCATCGGCGACGAATTGCGTGACCTCACCCGCACGGATGCGCTGACCGGCATTGCCAACCGACGGCATCTGGAAGAGGTGCTGGCCGACTGGCCGACAGAGCATGATGCCATGCTGCTGCTGATGGTCGATGTCGACCACTTCAAGGCCTATAACGACCGGCGCGGCCATGTCGCCGGCGACGAGGCGCTGCGGCGCATTGCCTTAACGCTGCAGGCCTTTGCCGACCGCCATGACGGCTTTTGCGCCCGCTATGGCGGCGAGGAATTCACCCTCGTCTTTTCCGCCGACGCCCGAACGGGCGGCGCATTCCTGGCCGACCGGCTGGTGCGCAGCGTGCGCGACCTCGGCCTTCCCCATCCCGCCCGCCCGGACGGCGTGGCCGTGGTGACGGTCTCGGCCGGCTATGCCGGCGCCGGCGAGGCGGAGGACGTAACCCCGCTGGAACTGGTAAGCCGGGCGGACGAGGCGCTGTATCAGGCCAAGAGCGCGGGTAGGAATAGGTCGAAGGCGGGGTGA
- a CDS encoding transglycosylase domain-containing protein: MSGDDQPNNEPQKAPNAGKPAKEPKLKRHIFLRIDSWLDSTLWNAGYDLAETWEEITIFFRRFRVRGLKKLGFEIAGEAMTLGTAGFVVLLALAQPAFEETKKDWRNHDNFAVTFLDRYGNTIGHRGIIHENSVPVDELPDHLVKAVLATEDRRFFDHFGIDFFGLARAMTENAKAGSVVQGGSTLTQQLAKNLFLTNERSIERKIKEAFLSLWLEANLSKKEILSLYLDRAYMGGGTFGAAAASQFYFGKNITEVTLAEAAMLAGLFKAPAKYAPHVNLPAARARANDVLTNMVQSGLMTEGQVVAARRNPASVIDRDEKEAPDFFLDWAFEEVQRLAAKFKDHTLVVRTTIDLGLQQAADEAVASSLREYGESYNVKQGALVMIENGGAVRAMVGGRDYGESQFNRSTKALRQPGSSFKMYTYALAMENGYTPQSVVVDGPISWGNWSPQNYGRSYAGRITLETALAKSINTIPVRLAKEKLGIDAIMQTAKAMGVETPLRKDVTIPLGTSEVTVMDQATAYAVLPAGGYQSRRHGVAQIMNYNGDVLYDFERDTPPPERILTEKAAAYMNQMMTKIPYIGTARRAAVDGILTGGKTGTTQAYRDAWFVGYTGNYTAAVWFGNDDYTSTNNMTGGSLPAMTFKKLMDYAHQGIDLKPIMGVDAPMPEKDAKPAVASATDADATALPPMVRPRSLSGQSTRLIRELGQRLRAAPALALPAGPSAQATTASETTGSTQN, translated from the coding sequence GTGTCCGGGGACGACCAGCCGAACAACGAGCCGCAGAAGGCGCCGAATGCGGGCAAGCCGGCCAAAGAGCCGAAGCTGAAGCGGCATATCTTCCTCAGGATCGACAGCTGGCTCGACTCGACGCTGTGGAATGCCGGATACGATCTGGCCGAAACCTGGGAGGAGATCACCATCTTCTTCCGCCGCTTCCGGGTGCGGGGCTTGAAGAAGCTCGGCTTCGAGATTGCCGGCGAAGCGATGACGCTCGGCACCGCCGGTTTCGTCGTGCTTCTGGCGCTCGCCCAGCCGGCCTTCGAGGAGACCAAGAAGGACTGGCGCAACCACGACAATTTCGCCGTCACCTTTCTCGACCGCTATGGCAATACGATCGGCCATCGCGGCATCATTCATGAAAACTCCGTGCCCGTGGACGAGCTGCCGGACCATCTGGTCAAGGCGGTGCTGGCAACGGAAGACCGGCGCTTCTTCGACCATTTCGGCATCGATTTCTTCGGCCTTGCCCGTGCCATGACGGAAAACGCCAAGGCGGGTTCTGTCGTGCAGGGCGGCTCGACGCTGACGCAGCAGCTGGCGAAGAACCTGTTCCTCACCAATGAACGGTCGATCGAGCGCAAGATCAAGGAAGCCTTCCTGTCGCTGTGGCTCGAGGCGAACCTCTCCAAGAAGGAGATCCTGTCGCTCTATCTCGACCGCGCCTATATGGGCGGCGGTACCTTCGGGGCGGCGGCGGCCTCGCAATTCTATTTCGGCAAGAACATCACCGAGGTGACGCTGGCGGAAGCGGCCATGCTCGCCGGCCTCTTCAAGGCGCCGGCGAAATATGCGCCGCATGTCAACCTGCCGGCGGCGCGGGCGCGGGCCAACGACGTGCTTACCAACATGGTGCAGAGCGGGCTGATGACCGAGGGCCAGGTGGTGGCGGCCCGACGCAACCCCGCCTCCGTCATCGACCGCGACGAAAAGGAAGCGCCGGATTTCTTCCTCGACTGGGCGTTCGAGGAGGTGCAGCGGCTTGCGGCGAAGTTCAAGGATCATACGCTCGTCGTGCGCACCACCATCGATCTCGGCCTGCAGCAGGCGGCCGACGAGGCGGTCGCTTCGTCGCTGCGCGAATATGGCGAGAGCTATAACGTCAAGCAGGGCGCGCTCGTGATGATCGAGAACGGCGGGGCCGTGCGCGCGATGGTCGGCGGGCGCGACTATGGCGAAAGCCAGTTCAACCGCTCGACCAAGGCGCTGCGCCAGCCCGGCTCGTCGTTCAAGATGTATACCTATGCGCTGGCCATGGAGAACGGCTACACCCCGCAAAGCGTCGTCGTGGATGGTCCGATCTCCTGGGGCAACTGGAGCCCGCAGAATTACGGCCGCAGCTATGCCGGGCGGATTACGCTCGAGACGGCGCTGGCGAAATCGATCAACACCATTCCCGTGCGTCTCGCCAAGGAGAAGCTCGGCATCGACGCCATCATGCAGACGGCGAAGGCCATGGGTGTGGAGACGCCGCTTCGGAAAGACGTGACCATTCCGCTCGGCACCTCGGAAGTGACGGTGATGGACCAGGCGACGGCCTATGCCGTGCTGCCGGCCGGGGGCTACCAGTCGCGCCGCCACGGGGTTGCGCAGATCATGAACTACAATGGCGATGTGCTTTATGATTTCGAGCGCGATACGCCGCCGCCGGAGCGGATCCTGACGGAAAAGGCTGCCGCCTACATGAACCAGATGATGACCAAGATCCCCTATATCGGCACGGCACGCCGCGCCGCCGTCGACGGGATCCTGACCGGCGGCAAGACCGGCACGACGCAGGCCTATCGCGATGCCTGGTTCGTTGGTTACACCGGCAACTACACGGCCGCCGTCTGGTTCGGCAATGACGACTATACCTCGACCAACAACATGACCGGCGGCTCGCTCCCGGCGATGACCTTCAAGAAGCTGATGGATTACGCCCATCAGGGCATCGACCTGAAGCCGATCATGGGGGTCGATGCACCGATGCCGGAAAAGGACGCCAAGCCTGCGGTGGCGAGCGCCACCGATGCCGATGCCACGGCGCTGCCGCCGATGGTCAGGCCGCGCTCGCTGTCTGGCCAGTCGACCCGGCTGATCCGCGAACTCGGCCAGCGGCTGCGGGCCGCGCCGGCGCTTGCCCTGCCCGCCGGACCCAGTGCGCAGGCTACCACTGCCAGCGAAACCACCGGCTCGACGCAAAATTAA
- a CDS encoding helix-turn-helix domain-containing protein, with amino-acid sequence MRRTSNLDLTFNDPNGQTEMHAAHSWRGVSVQYSRLKLPTGYEFSWQGDGHYLAHHDLVLVDGEMEVTGERPVAGGDLRDRMTFVPAGRALKGWAEPADRMNAFTVVCFDVSAMEDDIQETFRQAASRPEIYFRDEHLGTTMRKLGQVMADCEGPASRLYAETLGLTAALEMLRLSAEKDGKARERGAGQLSNSQRSLVTGFIETHLADDIGLDELASLCGLSRFHFCRAFKATFGETPIQYVTLRRIEKAQQMLGETRMPVAMIAKACGFSGASQFGRAFRSVAGTTPLAFRRSI; translated from the coding sequence ATGAGACGGACGAGCAACCTGGACCTCACGTTCAACGATCCCAACGGCCAGACCGAGATGCATGCCGCCCACAGCTGGCGCGGCGTGTCCGTTCAATATTCGCGACTGAAACTGCCGACCGGTTACGAATTCTCTTGGCAGGGAGACGGCCATTATCTTGCCCATCACGATCTCGTGCTGGTCGACGGCGAGATGGAGGTGACGGGAGAGCGACCGGTCGCGGGCGGAGACCTGAGGGACCGGATGACCTTCGTGCCCGCTGGCCGGGCGCTCAAGGGCTGGGCAGAACCTGCCGACCGGATGAACGCCTTTACCGTCGTGTGCTTCGATGTTTCCGCCATGGAAGATGACATCCAGGAGACGTTTCGCCAAGCCGCATCACGCCCTGAGATATACTTCCGCGACGAGCATCTCGGCACCACCATGCGAAAGCTCGGCCAGGTCATGGCCGATTGCGAAGGGCCGGCTTCGCGGCTCTATGCCGAAACGCTTGGCCTGACGGCTGCCCTCGAAATGCTGCGACTGAGTGCAGAAAAGGACGGCAAGGCCAGGGAGCGTGGCGCTGGCCAGCTCTCCAACAGCCAGCGCTCTCTGGTGACCGGCTTCATCGAAACGCATCTCGCCGACGACATAGGGCTCGACGAACTGGCGAGCCTTTGCGGCTTGAGCCGCTTTCACTTCTGCCGGGCGTTCAAGGCGACGTTTGGAGAGACACCGATCCAGTATGTTACCCTCAGGCGGATCGAAAAAGCGCAGCAGATGCTCGGCGAGACGAGAATGCCCGTGGCGATGATCGCGAAAGCCTGCGGTTTCAGTGGCGCAAGCCAGTTCGGCCGGGCCTTCCGGAGCGTTGCCGGGACGACGCCGCTCGCCTTCCGGCGCAGCATCTGA
- a CDS encoding methyl-accepting chemotaxis protein, producing MFGLGGADAKAVLEAMSKSQAIIEFKLDGTILSANENFCQALGYQLSEIVGQHHRLFVDPAEAGSQEYRDFWLKLGRGEFDRRQYKRIGKGGKEIWIEASYNPVFRGGKPYKVVKFATDITAQKLKTAEDAGKLDALSRAQAVIEFTPSGEILTANENFLTTLGYQLSEIQGKHHQMFCEPSYTSSEAYRQFWRKLAAGEFVADEFMRIGKGGKKVYIQASYNPIFDMNGQVFKVVKFATDVTTRVENVETLATALNAMSAGDMTQTLDKPFLPALDKLRIDFNETSSKLRNTLQSILANAGAIASASQEIQQASAELAKRTEQQAASVEETAAALEEITTTVSDSSHRAQEAGELVRKTKDNAEHSGNVVGNAVEAMSRIEKSSSEISNIIGVIDEIAFQTNLLALNAGVEAARAGEAGKGFAVVAQEVRELAQRSAKAAKEIKELINASNAHVKEGVALVGTTGKALQEIVSQVIEVDVNVVAIVEGSREQSTGLKEINTAVNTIDQGTQQNAAMVEETTAASHSLAREAEELFRLLGQFNIGASGGQTRSAPALTAQRSRPQASPARQMTAKVAHAFHGNAAVKSGGSWEEF from the coding sequence ATGTTTGGTCTTGGCGGTGCGGATGCGAAAGCCGTGCTGGAAGCAATGAGCAAGTCGCAGGCGATCATCGAGTTCAAGCTCGATGGAACGATCCTGTCGGCCAACGAGAATTTCTGTCAGGCGCTGGGCTACCAGCTGTCCGAGATCGTCGGGCAGCATCACCGGCTGTTCGTGGATCCGGCCGAAGCGGGATCGCAGGAATACCGTGACTTCTGGCTGAAGCTCGGCCGTGGCGAGTTCGATCGCCGCCAGTACAAGCGCATCGGCAAGGGCGGCAAGGAGATCTGGATCGAGGCCTCCTACAATCCGGTGTTCCGGGGCGGCAAGCCCTACAAGGTGGTGAAGTTTGCCACCGACATCACCGCGCAGAAGCTGAAGACCGCCGAGGACGCCGGCAAGCTCGACGCGCTTTCCCGCGCCCAGGCGGTGATCGAGTTCACCCCCTCGGGCGAAATCCTGACGGCCAACGAGAATTTCCTGACGACGCTCGGCTACCAGCTGTCCGAGATCCAGGGCAAACACCACCAGATGTTCTGCGAACCGTCCTACACGAGCAGCGAGGCCTATCGCCAGTTCTGGAGGAAACTGGCAGCCGGTGAGTTTGTCGCCGACGAATTCATGCGCATCGGCAAGGGTGGCAAGAAGGTCTATATCCAGGCCTCCTACAATCCGATCTTCGACATGAACGGGCAGGTCTTCAAGGTGGTGAAATTCGCCACCGATGTCACCACACGCGTCGAGAATGTCGAGACGCTGGCCACGGCACTCAACGCCATGTCGGCAGGCGACATGACGCAGACGCTCGACAAACCTTTCCTTCCCGCGCTGGACAAGCTGCGCATCGATTTCAACGAAACGTCGTCCAAGCTGCGCAACACGCTCCAGTCGATCCTCGCTAACGCCGGCGCGATTGCGTCCGCCTCGCAAGAGATCCAGCAGGCATCGGCTGAACTTGCAAAGCGCACCGAACAGCAGGCAGCATCCGTGGAAGAGACGGCCGCCGCACTGGAAGAGATCACCACGACGGTCAGCGACAGCAGCCACCGTGCCCAGGAGGCGGGAGAGCTGGTTCGCAAGACCAAGGACAATGCGGAGCATTCCGGCAATGTCGTCGGGAATGCCGTCGAGGCCATGAGCCGGATCGAGAAATCCTCCTCGGAAATTTCCAACATCATCGGCGTCATCGACGAAATCGCCTTCCAGACCAACCTATTGGCATTGAATGCTGGTGTCGAAGCGGCCCGTGCAGGAGAAGCCGGCAAGGGCTTTGCCGTCGTCGCGCAGGAAGTGCGCGAACTTGCCCAACGCTCGGCCAAGGCCGCCAAGGAGATCAAGGAACTGATCAACGCCTCGAACGCCCATGTGAAGGAGGGCGTGGCGCTGGTCGGCACGACCGGCAAGGCACTGCAGGAGATCGTGAGCCAGGTTATCGAGGTCGACGTCAATGTCGTTGCGATCGTCGAGGGATCCAGGGAGCAGTCAACGGGGCTGAAGGAGATCAACACGGCGGTCAACACCATCGACCAGGGAACGCAGCAGAACGCCGCCATGGTCGAGGAAACGACGGCCGCGTCCCACAGCCTGGCCCGCGAGGCAGAAGAACTGTTCCGGTTGCTCGGCCAGTTCAACATCGGCGCCAGCGGCGGTCAGACCCGCAGCGCCCCCGCTCTCACCGCCCAACGGTCCCGCCCGCAAGCCTCGCCGGCCCGTCAGATGACCGCAAAAGTGGCTCATGCCTTTCACGGCAATGCCGCCGTCAAAAGCGGCGGCAGCTGGGAAGAGTTCTGA
- a CDS encoding GFA family protein, giving the protein MLIGTCHCGKAGWTLSGDPGPATACNCTLCRRYGALWAYDYESERIEITGAPSSYTRAGPDKSFLEILFCPSCACVLSWRALHTGEDGRRRIAVNLRLAPPDAVADLPIDHFDGLDSFEDLPSRGDCVRDLWA; this is encoded by the coding sequence ATGCTGATCGGGACCTGTCACTGCGGCAAGGCGGGCTGGACGCTTTCCGGCGATCCGGGCCCGGCAACCGCCTGCAACTGCACGCTCTGCCGGCGCTATGGCGCGCTTTGGGCCTATGACTACGAGAGCGAGCGCATCGAGATTACCGGTGCCCCGTCCTCCTATACCCGCGCGGGCCCGGACAAGTCCTTTCTCGAAATCCTGTTCTGCCCAAGCTGCGCCTGTGTGCTCTCCTGGCGGGCCTTGCACACGGGCGAAGACGGCCGGCGCCGGATCGCGGTCAACCTGCGGCTCGCCCCACCGGACGCCGTCGCCGACCTGCCGATCGACCATTTCGACGGGCTCGACAGCTTCGAAGACCTCCCTTCCCGCGGCGACTGCGTGCGCGATCTCTGGGCTTGA